Proteins encoded together in one Amblyomma americanum isolate KBUSLIRL-KWMA chromosome 1, ASM5285725v1, whole genome shotgun sequence window:
- the LOC144106742 gene encoding uncharacterized protein LOC144106742, with protein MEEAPREAATMPQLAERSERNADASFEPDADRAAIENGNAAGMSQSNAPTLAHDSRNEDFVVMDLDSALCHQHCEDLPEPGLAERELPTTDAATQEDGDVEKFANALKDRDRRIEELERLIGMQQAEIARIEHEMVACRRECAEQISSMRQYLESKTSEVELSAPQNNKATGIKPSGSLHANQSDERIQSDGSEIASFVREKASLRGAVPVSASLLDTFDCEEDAGVQIRQEVAAYRHECVNQMLSLRKRLEASCFESRLQCVAHVTALERRLMEMMSAERETMRTSLKEMTLLRDYMTSMTDVIETFVSLYEPASESTPSATHSRNVSKSDPGK; from the coding sequence ATGGAGGAGGCCCCTAGGGAGGCAGCCACGATGCCGCAGCTGGCTGAAAGGTCTGAACGGAACGCCGATGCTTCCTTTGAGCCCGACGCTGACCGGGCCGCTATAGAAAATGGCAACGCGGCCGGCATGTCACAGAGCAATGCCCCAACTCTTGCTCACGATTCTCGGAATGAAGACTTTGTCGTCATGGATCTTGATTCCGCCTTGTGCCATCAGCACTGTGAGGACCTGCCGGAGCCAGGCTTGGCGGAACGCGAACTTCCAACCACCGACGCTGCTACTCAAGAAGATGGCGATGTAGAAAAATTCGCGAACGCCCTGAAAGACCGAGATCGGCGCATTGAAGAACTTGAGCGCCTGATCGGCATGCAACAGGCCGAAATCGCCAGAATCGAGCATGAAATGGTGGCGTGCCGGAGAGAATGCGCGGAACAAATCTCGAGCATGCGTCAGTACCTGGAAAGCAAAACATCCGAGGTTGAGCTCAGCGCACCTCAAAATAACAAGGCAACCGGCATCAAACCGAGCGGTTCTTTGCACGCCAACCAATCAGATGAACGCATTCAGAGTGACGGATCGGAAATTGCCAGCTTCGTGCGAGAAAAGGCTTCGCTCCGTGGGGCTGTTCCGGTGTCTGCTTCGCTGCTAGACACGTTCGACTGCGAGGAAGACGCTGGCGTTCAAATAAGGCAAGAAGTGGCCGCCTACAGGCACGAATGTGTGAACCAAATGCTCAGTTTGCGGAAGCGCTTAGAAGCCTCGTGCTTTGAGTCACGGCTGCAGTGCGTCGCCCACGTTACCGCTCTGGAAAGGCGCCTGATGGAAATGATGTCAGCTGAACGTGAGACGATGCGCACCTCCTTGAAGGAAATGACTTTGCTGAGGGATTATATGACGTCAATGACGGACGTGATCGAGACATTTGTGAGCCTCTACGAGCCGGCATCGGAGTCAACGCCTTCGGCCACGCACTCGCGGAACGTGTCGAAATCTGACCCCGGGAAGTGA